A single window of Rhodamnia argentea isolate NSW1041297 chromosome 5, ASM2092103v1, whole genome shotgun sequence DNA harbors:
- the LOC125312422 gene encoding uncharacterized protein At1g10890 — MPRDISRSRSPLYRRRRSPSPLGHRYSRRSRRDRSRSPYSSYSYSRRKSRSISPRRRKSRSPIVRRHKSRSPTPKRYRRQKSRSSSLAPTHSSSSPSLGSVERKSANEKLRKEEEERKRRQREAELKLIEEETVKRVEEAIQKKVEESLNSAEIQLEVQRRLEEGRRRLHDEVAVQLEKEKEISLIQARQKEEQARREKEELERMLDENRRRVEEAQRKEALEQQKREEARYWELEELQRQKEEALRRKKKEEEEQRLNQMKVLGKNKLRPKLSFALGSK, encoded by the exons ATGCCTCGCGATATATCAAGGTCTCGTTCACCTTTATATAGACGAAGGCGTTCACCTTCTCCTTTGGGGCATAGGTATAGCCGCAGGAGTCGAAGAGACAGAAGCCGCTCTCCCTATTCATCTTATTCTTATAGCAG AAGGAAAAGTCGTTCTATATCTCCACGGCGACGCAAGAGCCGTTCTCCGATAGTGAGGCGTCACAAAAGCCGCTCCCCTACACCTAAGCGCTATAGAAGGCAAAAGAGTAGAAGTTCCTCATTGGCTCCTACTCATAGTTCTTCTAGTCCAAGCCTTGGGTCTGTGGAGCGCAAAAGTGCCAATGAGAAAttgagaaaggaagaagaagagaggaaaag GCGTCAGCGTGAGGCAGAACTGAAATTAATTGAAGAGGAAACTGTTAAGAGGGTAGAGGAAGCTATCCAGAAGAAAGTGGAAGAGAGCTTGAACTCTGCTGAGATCCAACTAGAGGTACAAAGAAGGCTGGAGGAAGGCCGGAGAAGGCTTCATGATGAAGTTGCAGTACAGcttgagaaagaaaaggaaatttcccTTATTCAGGCCAGACAAAAGGAG GAGCAAGCgcgaagagagaaagaggaactAGAAAGGATGCTGGACGAGAACAGGAGAAGAGTAGAAGAAGCTCAGAGAAAGGAAGCTTTAGAGCAGCAGAAGAGGGAAGAGGCACGGTATTGGGAGCTGGAGGAGCTCCAGAGGCAGAAAGAGGAGGCTTTgcggaggaagaaaaaggaagaggaggagcaaCGGCTAAATCAGATGAAAGTGTTGGGCAAGAACAAATTGCGGCCCAAGTTGTCATTCGCTCTTGGCTCAAAATGA
- the LOC115732056 gene encoding uncharacterized protein LOC115732056 gives MDALFSEFAFLSDQSLRDKNFDPAAIEDDLMRLFELEAYKSWAAAELDHLAEAEAAEAEVDRAEAYLDSVMEGAMEEFRRFEEEMDRMAKEEMEGLVATAERARLMGSLMEKAATVASKKYIEAAVNAATASMKSAWKGISSHKVHPS, from the coding sequence ATGGATGCTCTCTTCTCCGAATTCGCCTTCCTCTCCGACCAATCCCTCCGCGACAAGAACTTCGACCCGGCCGCGATCGAGGACGACCTCATGAGGCTCTTCGAGCTCGAGGCCTACAAGTCGTGGGCGGCCGCGGAGCTTGACCACCTCGCCGAGGCCGAGGCAGCGGAGGCCGAGGTGGACCGGGCCGAGGCCTACCTCGACTCGGTCATGGAGGGCGCGATGGAGGAGTTCCGGCGGTTCGAGGAGGAGATGGACCGGATGGCGAAGGAGGAGATGGAGGGCTTGGTGGCGACGGCGGAGAGGGCCAGGCTGATGGGGAGCTTGATGGAGAAGGCCGCGACCGTGGCCTCCAAGAAGTACATCGAGGCTGCGGTCAACGCGGCCACTGCTTCCATGAAGTCAGCTTGGAAAGGGATTTCGTCTCACAAGGTTCATccttcttga